The following coding sequences are from one Devosia yakushimensis window:
- a CDS encoding MarR family winged helix-turn-helix transcriptional regulator codes for MHPDVKKERPIGYLVHEVARLFRRRFEEEARAHGLTLAQWRTLGAIHWKEAVTQVELAGYIDADPMTVSGILDRLEKRGLIERYAHPEDSRAKLSRLTAEGMELVGEARHVGFELYQNALAGLSEAERDTLISGLTRMRDNLNNLGPEADQEKEAV; via the coding sequence ATGCATCCCGATGTGAAGAAGGAAAGGCCGATCGGCTACCTCGTTCACGAGGTGGCGCGCCTGTTCCGCCGGCGTTTCGAGGAAGAGGCGCGGGCGCATGGGTTGACCCTGGCGCAGTGGCGGACGCTTGGGGCCATCCATTGGAAAGAGGCGGTCACCCAGGTGGAGCTGGCCGGCTATATCGATGCCGACCCGATGACGGTGAGCGGCATTCTCGACCGGCTGGAAAAGCGCGGCCTTATCGAGCGCTATGCCCATCCCGAAGACAGTCGCGCCAAGCTTTCGCGGCTGACGGCCGAAGGGATGGAGCTGGTGGGCGAAGCCCGCCATGTCGGATTTGAACTGTATCAGAACGCGCTGGCCGGTCTGTCGGAGGCCGAACGCGACACTCTCATTTCGGGGCTGACCCGCATGCGGGACAATCTCAACAATCTCGGCCCAGAGGCCGATCAAGAAAAGGAAGCCGTTTAA
- a CDS encoding HlyD family secretion protein, with amino-acid sequence MNARVTDPKAGEASVVAMPRLEKSAPAVEAPETALPPPAAEIAQPAAAPKKRNGGRMLLMFGVPLLLVAGGGWFWLTGGRFEDTDNAYVQQAKVSLSADVAGRVSGVEVAENQTVRAGDVLFTLDPQPYQIALSQANAALATARVNVEQLKVSYGTAQAQLKSSEDTLAIRKAAFDRQSTLVTQGINANATLDDTKLAYQQAQSSVDLANQQVAAATAALAGNPDIPTDTHPTVLAALAAVDLAERNLSKTTVVAPSDGVVANVSSLNVGQFIAAGTTIASLVESQATWVQANFKETQLAELKVGQPVDIHVDAYPGVLHGTVDSLGAATGSEFSLIPAQNATGNWVKVVQRLPVRIALPNDPELAMLKTGMSATVSVDTGRSTLDKMMSK; translated from the coding sequence ATGAACGCCCGCGTTACTGATCCGAAAGCCGGTGAAGCTAGCGTCGTCGCCATGCCGCGCCTGGAGAAGTCCGCGCCGGCGGTCGAGGCGCCCGAGACTGCGTTGCCGCCGCCTGCCGCCGAAATCGCCCAGCCCGCCGCTGCACCCAAGAAGCGCAATGGCGGCCGCATGCTGCTGATGTTCGGCGTGCCGCTCTTGCTGGTGGCCGGTGGGGGCTGGTTCTGGCTGACCGGCGGCCGCTTTGAAGACACCGACAATGCCTATGTGCAGCAGGCCAAGGTCTCGCTGAGTGCCGATGTGGCGGGCCGCGTTTCCGGCGTCGAAGTGGCCGAGAACCAGACCGTGAGGGCTGGCGACGTGCTGTTCACGCTCGATCCGCAGCCCTACCAGATCGCCTTGAGCCAGGCCAATGCAGCGCTGGCGACGGCGCGGGTCAACGTCGAGCAGCTCAAGGTGAGCTATGGCACGGCGCAGGCCCAGCTTAAGTCATCGGAAGACACGCTGGCCATTCGCAAGGCGGCGTTCGACCGGCAGAGCACGCTGGTAACGCAGGGCATCAATGCCAATGCGACGCTGGACGATACCAAGCTGGCCTACCAGCAGGCGCAAAGCTCGGTGGATCTGGCCAATCAGCAGGTTGCTGCCGCCACGGCAGCGCTGGCAGGCAATCCCGACATTCCCACCGACACGCATCCGACCGTCTTGGCAGCGCTCGCCGCCGTCGATCTGGCGGAGCGCAACCTGAGCAAGACGACGGTTGTCGCGCCATCTGACGGGGTCGTTGCCAATGTGTCGAGCCTCAATGTGGGCCAGTTCATAGCCGCGGGCACCACGATTGCATCGCTGGTCGAAAGCCAGGCGACCTGGGTCCAGGCCAATTTCAAGGAAACCCAGCTGGCCGAGCTCAAGGTCGGGCAACCGGTCGATATCCATGTCGACGCCTATCCCGGTGTGCTGCATGGCACTGTCGACAGCCTGGGCGCGGCTACGGGTTCGGAATTTTCCCTGATCCCGGCGCAGAACGCCACCGGCAATTGGGTCAAGGTAGTGCAGCGGCTGCCGGTGCGGATCGCGCTGCCGAACGATCCTGAACTTGCCATGCTCAAGACGGGGATGAGCGCGACCGTGTCGGTCGATACCGGGCGGTCGACGCTCGACAAGATGATGAGCAAATAA
- a CDS encoding DHA2 family efflux MFS transporter permease subunit gives MAKAPVQAVSAPTLVVKHKGLLTGALMLATIMQVLDTTIANVALPHMAASLGAAQDEITWVLTSYIVAAAIATPLTGWVSDRIGQKRLFLIAVIGFTVASALCGIATSLPEMVIFRVMQGIFGAVIAPLAQTVMLNINPKERMGQAMAIYGMGIMVAPIIGPTLGGWLTESYDWRWVFLINLPVGVVTVMMLLAFMPDTDIRQRRFDFFGFAMLALGVGALQLLLDRGAGNFWFESTETWIELGLVITGLWVFVVHCLTTENPFIDLRLFKDLNFALASILMFIVGITLFSGLALLPPLLQNLMGYPVVLTGEIMAPRGIATMASMVIVGRLSGKVDARLLMLFGIGCMAYSLYGMTSFNLQMDYWPVIITGCIQGFGMGFLFVPLQTLAFATIAPKFRADATSMFALVRNMGQGVGISLVTAVLANMMQVNHAELAERITATSQAVMNQMPALLTGNPVTVSMVNGLVTQQAQMLAYLDDFWLMLLLSLGAVPLILLLRGPKKPDKPLTDEEKALERAHAMAE, from the coding sequence ATGGCCAAAGCCCCAGTTCAAGCCGTTTCCGCACCCACATTGGTCGTCAAGCACAAGGGGCTCCTCACCGGAGCCCTGATGCTGGCCACCATCATGCAGGTGCTCGATACCACCATTGCCAATGTGGCGCTGCCGCATATGGCGGCCTCGCTCGGCGCCGCGCAGGACGAAATTACCTGGGTGCTCACCTCCTATATCGTGGCGGCCGCCATTGCGACGCCGCTGACAGGCTGGGTCAGCGACCGCATCGGGCAGAAGCGGCTGTTCCTCATCGCCGTGATCGGGTTTACCGTGGCATCGGCGCTGTGCGGCATTGCCACAAGCCTGCCCGAAATGGTGATCTTCCGGGTGATGCAGGGCATTTTCGGTGCCGTCATCGCGCCGCTGGCGCAGACGGTGATGCTCAATATCAATCCCAAGGAACGGATGGGCCAGGCCATGGCCATCTATGGCATGGGGATCATGGTGGCGCCGATCATCGGGCCGACACTGGGCGGCTGGCTGACCGAGAGCTATGACTGGCGCTGGGTGTTCCTGATCAACCTGCCGGTCGGCGTGGTGACGGTCATGATGTTGCTGGCCTTCATGCCCGATACTGATATCAGGCAGCGGCGCTTTGATTTCTTCGGCTTTGCCATGCTGGCGCTGGGCGTCGGGGCCTTGCAATTGCTGCTTGACCGCGGGGCAGGGAATTTCTGGTTCGAATCCACGGAGACCTGGATCGAGCTGGGGCTGGTGATCACGGGCCTCTGGGTTTTCGTGGTGCATTGCCTGACCACGGAAAATCCGTTCATCGACCTGCGCCTGTTCAAGGATCTCAACTTCGCCCTGGCCTCGATCCTGATGTTCATTGTGGGTATCACCCTGTTCTCGGGGCTGGCCCTGCTACCGCCGTTGCTGCAGAACCTGATGGGATATCCGGTGGTGCTGACCGGCGAGATCATGGCGCCGCGCGGGATTGCCACAATGGCCTCGATGGTCATTGTGGGCCGGCTCTCGGGCAAGGTGGATGCGCGCCTGCTGATGCTGTTCGGCATTGGCTGCATGGCCTATTCGCTCTACGGCATGACCAGCTTCAACCTGCAGATGGACTATTGGCCAGTGATCATCACCGGCTGTATCCAGGGCTTTGGCATGGGCTTCCTGTTCGTGCCGCTGCAGACGCTGGCCTTTGCCACCATTGCCCCCAAATTCCGGGCCGACGCGACCTCGATGTTCGCGCTGGTGCGCAATATGGGGCAGGGCGTGGGCATTTCGCTGGTGACGGCGGTGCTGGCCAATATGATGCAGGTCAACCATGCCGAGCTGGCCGAGCGGATCACCGCCACGTCGCAGGCCGTGATGAACCAGATGCCGGCTCTGCTCACGGGCAATCCGGTGACGGTGTCGATGGTCAATGGCCTGGTCACCCAGCAGGCGCAGATGCTGGCCTATCTCGACGACTTCTGGCTCATGCTGCTGCTCAGCCTGGGCGCCGTGCCGCTGATCCTGCTGCTGCGCGGACCAAAGAAGCCGGACAAGCCCCTGACCGACGAGGAAAAGGCGCTCGAACGGGCGCATGCCATGGCGGAGTAA
- a CDS encoding CBS domain-containing protein, which yields MLVDTILQNKGSLVYTLPETGTLADAVAMLNTHNIGAVVITHQDGTIAGILSERDVVRRLGEDTAAALALTIAECMTRSVYTASRQTHIDDIMERMTHSRVRHMPVTENKKLVGIVSIGDVVKLKIEQVEKEAEELREYIAS from the coding sequence ATGCTGGTTGATACCATACTGCAAAACAAGGGTTCGCTGGTCTACACCCTGCCCGAAACGGGCACGCTCGCAGACGCCGTCGCCATGCTCAACACCCACAATATCGGCGCCGTCGTCATCACCCATCAGGACGGCACCATTGCCGGCATTCTATCGGAGCGCGATGTGGTGCGGCGCCTCGGCGAGGACACCGCGGCAGCATTGGCCCTGACCATAGCCGAATGCATGACCCGCTCGGTCTATACCGCCAGCCGCCAGACCCATATCGATGACATCATGGAGCGCATGACCCATTCGCGCGTCCGCCACATGCCGGTCACCGAAAACAAGAAACTGGTCGGCATCGTCTCGATCGGCGACGTGGTGAAACTCAAGATCGAACAGGTCGAGAAGGAAGCCGAGGAACTGCGCGAATATATCGCGTCGTGA
- a CDS encoding DUF4864 domain-containing protein codes for MRVVLALAMMLALAVPLSAQTEEQAWQAVVSGQIEAFRAGDGEAALGFAGAGFRQQFSDPDVFIAAIVATGYGPIVASRSHSFGPFTRVSETEVAQVVRLVGPDQSLYEALYQLGNEPGLGWRVRGVILRKAPGMGI; via the coding sequence ATGCGCGTTGTTCTGGCTTTGGCTATGATGCTGGCGCTTGCAGTGCCTCTCTCGGCGCAGACCGAGGAACAGGCCTGGCAGGCCGTGGTGAGCGGGCAGATCGAGGCGTTTCGGGCGGGTGATGGAGAGGCGGCGCTGGGCTTTGCGGGCGCCGGTTTTCGCCAGCAGTTTTCCGATCCCGATGTTTTTATCGCCGCTATCGTCGCGACCGGTTATGGGCCGATCGTCGCCTCGCGGTCGCATAGTTTCGGGCCTTTTACCCGGGTGAGTGAAACCGAAGTGGCCCAGGTGGTGCGGTTGGTCGGGCCCGACCAAAGCCTTTATGAGGCGCTCTATCAATTGGGCAATGAGCCCGGCCTCGGCTGGCGGGTGCGGGGCGTCATCCTGCGCAAGGCGCCCGGCATGGGCATCTAG
- a CDS encoding LacI family DNA-binding transcriptional regulator: MSRMTVKGSEKIKLKDVAKAAGVSQGTASNVFSRPEIVREEVRERVHAVAKELGYGGPSVTGRLLRAGKVNAVGVAAIEPLSYFFEDLWARQLMAEISDICDSRGAGVALVSARNDERLAWNIGSALVDGFILLCVEGGERLVDITRQRQLPYVALAIGADDQSVPAIGVDNLNGARIAAEHVLGLGHRRIAILSTMLRDGHAGRADEALVRQAWYSTSRDRALGYWQALQAAGIDPLSAPIFGTREDEASTHAAMAQIFAVPEPPTAILAMSDKIAMYAVDWLFQSGRTVPGDVSVVGFDGVPEAAVATPKLTTMAQPMHDIARLAVDAALGESQVEGRRVLPTQLVVRESTAPPRAK; this comes from the coding sequence ATCAGCCGCATGACGGTCAAAGGCTCCGAAAAGATCAAGCTCAAGGACGTGGCCAAGGCGGCTGGCGTGTCGCAAGGCACCGCGTCCAATGTGTTCAGCCGGCCCGAAATCGTCCGCGAGGAAGTGCGCGAGCGGGTGCATGCCGTGGCCAAGGAGCTGGGCTATGGCGGGCCCAGCGTCACCGGGCGGCTGCTGCGGGCGGGCAAGGTCAATGCGGTGGGCGTCGCCGCCATCGAGCCGCTCAGCTATTTCTTCGAGGACCTCTGGGCGCGCCAGTTGATGGCGGAGATTTCCGATATCTGCGACAGCCGCGGCGCGGGGGTGGCGCTGGTGTCGGCGCGCAATGATGAGCGCTTGGCCTGGAATATCGGCTCGGCCCTGGTGGATGGGTTCATCCTGCTCTGCGTCGAGGGCGGCGAGCGGCTGGTCGACATCACCCGGCAGCGCCAATTGCCCTATGTGGCGCTGGCCATCGGCGCGGACGACCAATCCGTCCCGGCCATAGGCGTCGACAATCTGAACGGCGCGCGCATCGCGGCGGAGCATGTGCTGGGGCTGGGGCATCGCCGCATTGCCATCCTCTCGACCATGCTGCGTGATGGTCATGCCGGGCGGGCGGATGAGGCCCTGGTCCGGCAGGCCTGGTATTCCACCTCGCGGGATCGGGCCCTGGGCTATTGGCAGGCGCTGCAGGCCGCCGGGATCGATCCGCTATCGGCGCCTATTTTCGGAACGCGGGAGGACGAGGCCAGCACCCATGCGGCCATGGCGCAGATCTTCGCCGTTCCCGAACCGCCAACGGCGATCCTGGCCATGTCGGACAAGATTGCCATGTATGCCGTCGATTGGCTGTTCCAATCGGGCCGGACCGTGCCCGGCGATGTGTCGGTGGTTGGCTTCGATGGCGTGCCTGAGGCGGCCGTCGCGACGCCCAAGCTGACCACCATGGCCCAGCCGATGCATGACATTGCCCGGCTCGCCGTCGATGCGGCACTGGGCGAAAGCCAGGTCGAAGGCCGGCGGGTGCTGCCGACGCAATTGGTGGTGCGGGAATCGACGGCGCCGCCGCGCGCGAAATAA
- a CDS encoding pyridoxal phosphate-dependent aminotransferase, producing the protein MAFLSDALARVAPSATVAISQKARVMAEEGRDIIALSAGEPDFNTPLNVRQAAIKAMDEGKTRYTNVDGIAELKEAVAAKFRRDNGLDVTAADCFVSSGGKQIIFNALMATLNPGDEVVVPVPYWVSYPEIVRLCGAEPVFAVADASTGFKLAPEVLEAAITPRTKWLILNTPSNPTGAAYSAAELRGLADVLLRHPHVHILTDDIYEVLVYDGGVFATIAQVEPALRPRTLTMNGVSKSHAMTGWRIGYCTGPRPLLAAMTKLQGQSTTNPSSISQWAAVEALNGPQEFLAEWRQVFQQRRDLVVAGLNANTGLDCLVPEGAFYVFPSCQRLLGKTSAGGKLLTTDEDFVMALLEETGVALVHGTAFGLPGHFRLSYAASNAELEEAVRRIQGFCAGIA; encoded by the coding sequence ATGGCGTTCTTGTCCGATGCACTGGCGCGGGTAGCTCCCTCGGCGACGGTGGCCATCAGCCAGAAAGCCCGGGTCATGGCCGAGGAGGGGCGGGACATTATCGCGCTCTCGGCCGGCGAGCCCGATTTCAACACGCCGCTCAATGTGCGCCAGGCCGCGATCAAGGCCATGGACGAGGGCAAGACGCGCTACACCAATGTCGATGGCATTGCCGAGCTCAAGGAAGCGGTGGCGGCCAAGTTCCGGCGTGACAATGGGCTCGATGTGACGGCGGCGGATTGCTTCGTCTCCTCGGGCGGTAAGCAGATCATTTTCAATGCGCTGATGGCGACACTTAATCCGGGTGATGAAGTTGTGGTGCCCGTACCCTATTGGGTGAGCTACCCCGAAATCGTGCGGCTGTGCGGCGCCGAGCCGGTATTTGCCGTGGCCGATGCCTCGACCGGTTTCAAGCTTGCGCCCGAGGTGCTGGAGGCGGCGATCACGCCCCGTACCAAGTGGCTGATCCTCAATACGCCGTCCAACCCCACGGGCGCGGCCTATTCGGCGGCCGAGCTGCGCGGGTTGGCCGATGTGCTGCTGCGCCATCCCCATGTGCATATCCTCACCGACGATATCTATGAGGTGCTGGTCTATGATGGCGGCGTCTTCGCCACCATCGCCCAGGTCGAGCCGGCCCTGCGCCCGCGCACGCTGACCATGAATGGCGTCAGCAAGTCTCATGCCATGACCGGCTGGCGCATCGGCTATTGCACCGGCCCGCGGCCGCTGCTGGCGGCGATGACCAAGCTGCAGGGGCAATCGACCACCAATCCCTCGTCCATTTCGCAATGGGCGGCGGTGGAGGCTCTCAATGGGCCGCAGGAGTTCCTGGCCGAGTGGCGTCAGGTATTCCAGCAGCGGCGCGACCTGGTCGTGGCCGGGCTCAATGCCAATACCGGGCTCGATTGCCTGGTGCCGGAGGGCGCGTTCTACGTGTTCCCCTCCTGCCAGCGGCTCCTGGGCAAGACCAGCGCGGGCGGCAAGCTGCTGACCACTGACGAGGACTTCGTCATGGCGCTGCTGGAAGAGACCGGCGTGGCGCTGGTGCATGGCACGGCCTTTGGCCTGCCGGGGCATTTCCGGCTGAGCTATGCGGCGAGCAATGCCGAGCTGGAAGAGGCGGTGCGGCGCATTCAGGGCTTCTGCGCCGGGATCGCGTAA
- the pip gene encoding prolyl aminopeptidase — MAFHALVEPHAQGMLDVGQGHAIFWSISGNPDGVPALILHGGPGSGVAASTGRFFDPTRYRIIAFDQRGCGRSTPHAGAAGADLSANTTGHLLADIEALRLHLGVERWVLYGMSWGTTLGFAYAQRHPERVRAMVLAGITTTRQSEIGWLYRGLAPLFPAQWEAFRAGAPAGTSDSGLIAAYGDLLLSPDGAIHNKAALDFHLWEAATISSDPNAGWPERWNDPAYILARARIVTHYFRHAAWLEEGALISGASALADIPGVMVQGRLDLQAPLTTAWDMSRAWPAARLVIIEGAGHSSGDAGMGEAIVSALDGFAG, encoded by the coding sequence ATGGCATTCCATGCCCTCGTCGAGCCGCATGCCCAGGGCATGCTCGATGTGGGGCAGGGGCACGCCATCTTCTGGAGCATTTCGGGCAATCCCGACGGCGTGCCCGCCCTGATCCTGCATGGCGGGCCGGGTTCGGGTGTGGCGGCTTCGACCGGACGGTTCTTCGATCCCACGCGCTATCGCATCATCGCATTCGACCAGCGCGGCTGCGGCAGAAGCACGCCCCATGCCGGAGCGGCAGGGGCCGACCTTTCCGCCAATACGACCGGGCATCTGCTGGCCGATATCGAGGCGCTGCGCCTGCATCTGGGCGTCGAGCGCTGGGTGCTCTATGGCATGTCCTGGGGCACCACGCTGGGCTTTGCCTATGCCCAACGGCATCCCGAACGGGTGCGGGCCATGGTGCTGGCGGGCATTACCACGACGCGGCAATCGGAAATCGGCTGGCTCTATCGGGGCCTTGCCCCGCTCTTTCCCGCGCAATGGGAAGCCTTTCGCGCGGGCGCGCCGGCGGGAACGTCCGATAGCGGCTTGATTGCGGCCTATGGCGATCTGCTCCTCAGCCCCGATGGCGCGATCCACAACAAGGCCGCGCTCGATTTCCATCTCTGGGAAGCCGCAACCATTTCGTCGGACCCGAATGCCGGCTGGCCCGAACGCTGGAACGATCCCGCCTATATCCTGGCCCGCGCCCGCATCGTGACGCATTATTTCCGCCATGCCGCCTGGCTCGAGGAGGGCGCGCTGATCTCCGGGGCATCCGCACTGGCTGATATTCCCGGCGTGATGGTGCAGGGGCGGCTCGATCTGCAGGCGCCCCTGACGACCGCCTGGGACATGAGCCGCGCCTGGCCCGCTGCCCGGCTGGTGATCATCGAAGGCGCCGGCCATTCCAGCGGCGACGCCGGCATGGGCGAAGCGATTGTCTCGGCGCTGGATGGGTTTGCGGGATAG
- a CDS encoding HAD family hydrolase produces MPLITTIAFDADDTLWQNEHFFRLTEQRFADLLKDYTDAPDLNARLIKAVTANLQYYGFGMKGFTLSMVETALEVTDHRVPGTVIAEILAAGRELLTYPVETLPYVDQVLSQLQDTHRMIVITKGDAFDQERKLAASGLADYFAAVEIVTDKNPATYSSIFERHCDGPERTLMVGNSLRSDILPALAAGGFAVYAPHALTWSYEHAEEPVGESRYAKIEHIGELPAAIAAFEASHG; encoded by the coding sequence ATGCCCCTGATCACCACGATCGCCTTCGATGCCGATGACACGCTCTGGCAGAACGAACACTTCTTCCGGCTGACCGAGCAGCGCTTCGCCGACCTGCTCAAGGACTATACCGACGCGCCCGATCTCAATGCGCGCCTGATCAAGGCCGTCACGGCCAATCTGCAATATTACGGCTTCGGCATGAAGGGTTTTACCCTCTCCATGGTTGAAACCGCGCTGGAGGTAACCGACCATCGCGTGCCTGGCACGGTCATCGCCGAAATCCTCGCCGCCGGGCGCGAATTGCTGACCTATCCGGTCGAAACCCTGCCCTATGTCGACCAGGTGCTGAGCCAGTTGCAGGATACGCATCGCATGATCGTCATCACCAAGGGCGATGCCTTCGATCAGGAACGCAAGCTCGCCGCGTCCGGCCTGGCCGATTATTTCGCCGCCGTCGAAATCGTCACCGACAAGAATCCGGCCACCTATAGCAGTATTTTCGAGCGCCATTGCGATGGGCCGGAACGAACCCTCATGGTGGGCAATTCGCTCCGTTCCGATATTTTGCCCGCCTTGGCGGCCGGTGGTTTCGCGGTCTATGCGCCCCATGCGCTGACCTGGTCCTATGAGCATGCCGAGGAGCCCGTGGGAGAATCGCGCTATGCAAAAATTGAGCATATTGGGGAGCTTCCCGCAGCCATTGCCGCCTTCGAGGCCAGCCATGGCTGA
- the lepB gene encoding signal peptidase I, whose amino-acid sequence MVALALGLAASLQPAAAMPLFNIPSTSMMPTLQAGEVILAVPLTAPPQRGDIVVYTMDDQSWLGRVIAFAGESVELRHGQIFIDGTALPQTPLADAIEDGCPDFLQPDATCTFLRETMPDGRSYAIIDSLPDSMVDTMPAQRVPKGSVFIMADNRDNAVDSRLPQHGAVAVSAILGMVQNVVVSAHLGTGADRLAGFPEAR is encoded by the coding sequence GTGGTCGCGCTGGCGCTGGGCCTTGCGGCCAGCCTGCAACCCGCCGCGGCCATGCCGCTGTTCAACATCCCCTCGACCTCGATGATGCCCACACTGCAAGCGGGCGAGGTGATCCTGGCCGTTCCGCTGACCGCCCCGCCTCAGCGCGGCGATATCGTGGTCTATACGATGGACGATCAATCCTGGCTTGGCCGGGTCATCGCCTTTGCCGGGGAGAGCGTGGAATTGCGCCACGGCCAGATCTTTATCGACGGCACCGCCCTGCCGCAGACCCCGCTTGCCGATGCGATAGAGGATGGCTGCCCGGACTTCCTGCAGCCCGATGCCACCTGCACATTTCTGCGCGAAACAATGCCGGACGGCAGGAGTTACGCCATCATCGACAGCCTGCCGGACAGCATGGTCGACACCATGCCCGCCCAGCGCGTGCCCAAGGGCAGCGTCTTTATCATGGCCGACAATCGCGACAATGCGGTGGATAGCCGCCTGCCCCAGCACGGCGCGGTCGCCGTCAGCGCCATACTGGGCATGGTCCAGAACGTCGTCGTCAGCGCCCATCTCGGCACAGGGGCAGACCGTCTGGCCGGATTTCCCGAGGCAAGATAG
- a CDS encoding VOC family protein, which produces MNLIAHVEIPVTDLERAMRFYSAVFDVTFGEVVTIHDNKMAYFPFEAGKDGASGALAQGEVYVPTRDGAIIYLSVADIDDILARAVAQGSEILFPKTPVGENGFVAEIADSEGNRIAVQSLR; this is translated from the coding sequence GTGAACCTGATTGCCCATGTCGAAATTCCGGTCACTGACCTCGAACGGGCGATGCGTTTCTACAGCGCCGTTTTCGACGTGACCTTCGGCGAGGTCGTCACCATCCACGACAACAAAATGGCCTACTTCCCTTTCGAAGCAGGCAAGGACGGCGCCAGCGGAGCGCTCGCCCAGGGCGAGGTTTACGTTCCCACCCGGGACGGAGCCATTATCTATCTCAGCGTCGCCGATATTGACGATATTCTTGCCAGGGCCGTCGCGCAGGGAAGCGAGATACTGTTTCCAAAGACGCCGGTCGGTGAAAACGGGTTTGTCGCCGAAATTGCCGATAGCGAGGGCAACCGCATCGCGGTTCAATCGCTCCGATGA
- a CDS encoding LysR family transcriptional regulator yields MLDWDKLRIFHTAAESGSFTHAAEKLGMSQSAVSRQISALEDDLGLKLFIRHARGLVLTEVGEQLFRTAHRMHWELQQVETQMSESQDVPTGPLIVTTTVGIGSTWLSSRLDEFLKLYPLIQLEIRLNDAELDLAMREADVAIRLHRPNQSEMIQRKLFTVHNHFYAANSYVDEVGMPATVDNLEDHRIISFGEPVPSYLGDINFLERMGRSDSSPRRATLKVNSIYGMLQACRAGIGIAMLPDYVTEKEDGLVQVLPEIELPAYEAYFVYPPALKNSKRVGVFRDFLVGKAREWSF; encoded by the coding sequence ATGCTCGACTGGGACAAGCTCCGGATTTTCCACACCGCCGCCGAGTCGGGCAGCTTCACACATGCCGCTGAAAAGCTCGGCATGAGCCAATCGGCCGTCAGCCGCCAGATCTCGGCGCTGGAGGATGATCTCGGCCTCAAGCTCTTCATCCGCCACGCGCGCGGGCTGGTGTTGACCGAAGTGGGCGAACAATTGTTCCGCACCGCCCACCGCATGCACTGGGAGCTGCAGCAGGTCGAAACCCAAATGTCCGAAAGCCAGGACGTCCCGACCGGCCCGCTGATCGTCACGACCACGGTGGGTATCGGCTCGACCTGGCTCAGTTCGCGCCTCGATGAATTTCTGAAACTCTATCCGCTGATCCAGCTCGAAATCCGCCTCAATGACGCCGAGCTCGACCTGGCCATGCGCGAGGCCGACGTGGCCATCCGCCTGCACCGGCCCAACCAGTCCGAGATGATCCAGCGCAAGCTGTTCACGGTGCATAACCACTTCTACGCCGCCAATAGCTATGTCGATGAAGTGGGCATGCCCGCCACGGTCGATAATCTCGAAGACCACCGCATCATCAGCTTCGGCGAGCCGGTGCCCTCCTATCTGGGCGACATCAACTTCCTCGAACGCATGGGGCGCTCCGATTCGAGCCCCCGCCGCGCCACGCTCAAGGTCAATTCGATCTATGGCATGCTGCAGGCCTGCCGCGCCGGCATCGGCATCGCCATGCTGCCCGATTACGTGACGGAAAAGGAAGACGGTCTGGTCCAGGTGCTGCCCGAAATAGAGCTGCCGGCCTACGAGGCCTATTTCGTCTATCCCCCTGCCCTCAAGAATTCCAAGCGCGTCGGCGTGTTCCGCGACTTCCTGGTCGGCAAGGCCCGCGAGTGGAGCTTCTAG